GGCAGAACCGATGATTTCACCCGGTTTTGCCGGACAAGGTCCAACATAATAAATCAGCTGATCTTTCAAATCAACGGGCAGGGAAATCCCCTTTTCAAGGTTTTCAATCATTCTTTTATGGGCTGCATCTCTAGCTGTATAAATAACACCGGAAATTCGCACATGATCTCCGGCTTTCAATTTATTTCTAACTTCCTGTGTGATTGGCGTTTTTATCTGAATAATTCCCATTAAAGCTCCCTCTCAACGTGGCGGTTGACATAACATCCCATATTTACAGCAACCGGAAGTCCGGCAATATGGGTCGGATAGGTTAATATATTAATACCCAGAACCGTATTCACACCACCCAGACCCATGGGACCTATTCCAAGTTTATTAGCGGCTTCCAGAAGATATTCTTCTAAAGCCCTGATATGTTCTTCAGGATGATGACTCCCAACTGATCGAGCCAACGCTTCTTTGGCCATTAATGCGGCTTTGTCCATAGTTCCGCCAATTCCAACCCCTACAACAACTGGTGCGCAGGCATTGGGACTCCCATTTTCAATGGTTTCAAGAATAAAATTTCTGACACCTGAAATTCCCTCAGCTGGCTTAAGCATTTTCAGTGCACTTGTATTTTCACTGCCAAATCCTTTTGGCAGTAATTTAATCATCAGACCGTCGCCGGCTACTACCTTATAATGAATAATCGCCGGCGTATTCGTCTGTGTATTTTTTCTTAAAAGTGGATCAGAAACGACTGATTTTCTTAAAAAGCCTTCTTTATAGCCTTTTTCCACACCTTTTTGCAAGGCGTTTTCAAGGGTTTCCCCTTCAATCGATAAGTTTTGTCCCAGGCTTACAAACATTACCACCATCCCAGTATCCTGACAAATTGGTATGTTTTTTTCGGCTGCCACTTCCAGATTTTTTTTCATTGTATTAAGAATTTCGATTCCATTTTCAGAAATCTCCTGCTGCATAGCATTATCCAGTGCTGCTTCCATGTCTGCTCCCAAATGTATATTGGCTTCAATACACATTTCAGAGACCGCCTGGATGATTGTATCGGTATGAATTACTCTCAAATCTGTTCCCTTTCTCAAATCAATAACTTGTTCCCTAATTATCCCTCATTATAACACAGACTGAAAACAATATCACAAAATTTTCATTGTTTTTCATAGTGTTTTCAGGCATTTTGTTTAGATTAAGTCAACGAAATCATGTTGTCTCAAAGCCTCATACAATACGATATTAACGGAATTGGAAAGATTAAGAGAACGCGCCTTTTCATGATTACGCATGGGGATACGAAAACGGCCCTCTTGATAACGTTCATGGACGTTATCTGGAACACCAGCCGTTTCTTTTCCAAACATAATAAATGCATCCTCATCAAATTCTATTTGATGGTAGTATTTTGTTGCTTTAGTCGTCGCAATACACAAATGTCTGCCGTCCAGAAATTTTTCAAAGGCAGCCAGATCATCATGGATTGTAAGCGGCACCAGATCCCAATAATCAAGTCCTGCCCGTTTTAAGTGTTTTTCTGAAAGAGAAAAGCCCAAGGGCTTAATCAAATGCAGGCAAGTATTGGTTAATGCACAGGTT
This genomic interval from Eubacteriaceae bacterium ES3 contains the following:
- a CDS encoding fumarate hydratase: MRVIHTDTIIQAVSEMCIEANIHLGADMEAALDNAMQQEISENGIEILNTMKKNLEVAAEKNIPICQDTGMVVMFVSLGQNLSIEGETLENALQKGVEKGYKEGFLRKSVVSDPLLRKNTQTNTPAIIHYKVVAGDGLMIKLLPKGFGSENTSALKMLKPAEGISGVRNFILETIENGSPNACAPVVVGVGIGGTMDKAALMAKEALARSVGSHHPEEHIRALEEYLLEAANKLGIGPMGLGGVNTVLGINILTYPTHIAGLPVAVNMGCYVNRHVEREL
- a CDS encoding tRNA (cytidine(34)-2'-O)-methyltransferase, whose product is MNIVLYQPEIPQNTGNIARTCALTNTCLHLIKPLGFSLSEKHLKRAGLDYWDLVPLTIHDDLAAFEKFLDGRHLCIATTKATKYYHQIEFDEDAFIMFGKETAGVPDNVHERYQEGRFRIPMRNHEKARSLNLSNSVNIVLYEALRQHDFVDLI